TTAGCGTTGTGGGCGTGGGGCTTGGCTTTGGCTCGGCGCTAACGGCGCTTGTGGGCAACGCGCTTGGCGCTAGCAAGGACCGGCTAGCTAAAATTTACGCCGCAAAAGGCGTGTTTTTCGTGTTTCTTTGCGCGCTTTTTATGGGGCTTTCAGGATTTATTTTTACTCCGCATCTGCTTAAAATTTTAGGCGCGAACGAGGAGTTTTTACGCGAAGCCATGGCGTATAACCGCGTGATATTCCTTGCTTCGCCGTTTTTCTTGCTCATAAAATCCCTAAACGGCGTGCTGGTGGCTACAGGCGACACGAAGAGCCTGCGAAACTGGCTTTTTGCGGGACTTTTTATAAATTTGGGCTTTTGCTTTTTTTACGTAGATTTTTGCGGACTGGGTATCGGCGGCATAGCGCTGGCGACGGCCTCGGTGCAGTTTTTGGGTTCGCTATTTTTAGGCGTCAAAGTCGCAAAAACGGGCATGATAAATTTTTTAAATTTACGCTCATTTGCGCCAGAGCTCTCCATCTACCGCAAAATTTTAGCCCAAGCCTTGCCTGCGTGCCTAAACTACCTCTCGATGTCGCTTGGCGGGCTCGTGCTTATGCATTTTATCAGTCGCTACGGCACGCATGCGGTCGCAGGTTACGGCCTCGCGCTACGTATCGAGCAGATCGTCATGCTGCCGACGACGGGCATCGCATCGGCGGTGCTTGGTATCGTGTCGCAAAACTTCGGCGCGCGCGAATACGCCAGAGTGCGCGGCTGCTACGCTTATTCGGTCAAATTTTTAGCGGTTTATTGCATTTTTGCGGCGGCTTTTTGTCTTGGGCTAGGCGGGATTTTGGTCGGG
This genomic stretch from uncultured Campylobacter sp. harbors:
- a CDS encoding MATE family efflux transporter; protein product: MNLTKEPINKLVLRLAAPAGVAMSFNTLYNVTGVFFAARISTQALAGFSMSFLLYISVVGVGLGFGSALTALVGNALGASKDRLAKIYAAKGVFFVFLCALFMGLSGFIFTPHLLKILGANEEFLREAMAYNRVIFLASPFFLLIKSLNGVLVATGDTKSLRNWLFAGLFINLGFCFFYVDFCGLGIGGIALATASVQFLGSLFLGVKVAKTGMINFLNLRSFAPELSIYRKILAQALPACLNYLSMSLGGLVLMHFISRYGTHAVAGYGLALRIEQIVMLPTTGIASAVLGIVSQNFGAREYARVRGCYAYSVKFLAVYCIFAAAFCLGLGGILVGFFDETPEVVNAAKNYFAVNSLAFMGYALINLSGSTLQGVKRPAAVFVLNFTRQIVLQIALYSLVADVFGGELQDIFKAMFFNVWLIGLTFFFYTKFILSRVCAV